One Coffea arabica cultivar ET-39 chromosome 5c, Coffea Arabica ET-39 HiFi, whole genome shotgun sequence DNA window includes the following coding sequences:
- the LOC140007304 gene encoding uncharacterized protein — protein MYRNLEVQIGQIANSINNRNQGELSSKTKVNPKEYVKAITLRSDKQLEDPLMVENGESNENEIQGDELMEHEVNVGKGSKGKSKEKQPTPSNTVPIPPAIPFSQRLNPNKLDKDFEKFVKIFKQSHINIPFVDAILRIPSYAKFLKEIMTRKRKLEDRETIALTKECSAITQNKIPPKLKDLESFSIPCAIGNIEFSKALCDLGASVSLIPLMVARQLGLHKLKCTNITLQLADRSIRYPLGVLENMLIKVQKFIIPVNFVVLDMEEDMSMPIILGKSFLTTAGTIIDIKNDKLKFQIDEEGVVFNLNEMKKYPSFTDHTCSIDTIEILTQELDRINFDVNPLELCLSSARKPGENKEEIKALAQYLNAQPPYRKGYVYENLEQGKELPPPSEIEAPKFEIKPLPSHLKY, from the coding sequence ATGTATAGAAATTTGGAGGTTCAAATTGGTCAAATCGCCAATTCTATTAACAATCGAAATCAAGGAGAATTGTCTAGTAAAACGAAGGTGAATCCTAAGGAATATGTCAAGGCCATTACTCTTCGTAGTGATAAACAATTAGAGGATCCTCTAATGGTAGAAAATGGAGAGAGCAATGAGAATGAGATACAAGGAGATGAACTAATGGAACACGAGGTAAACGTGGGGAAAGGTAGTaaaggaaaatcaaaggaaaaacaACCTACACCCTCCAATACCGTCCCGATACCTCCGGCAATTCCATTTTCTCAACGACTTAACCCAaataaacttgacaaagattttgaaaagtttgttaaaattttcaaacaatcGCATATTAATATTCCTTTCGTTGATGCTATTTTACGTATTCCTTCATATGCTAAATTTCTCAAGGAGATTATgacgagaaaaagaaaattggagGATCGTGAAACGATAGCATTAACTAAGGAGTGCAGCGCCATCACACAAAACAAGATTCCACCAAAGTTGAAGGATCTAGAGAGTTTTTCTATACCATGCGCCATCGGTAACATTGAGTTTTCAAAGGCATTATGTGACCTTGGTGCAAGTGTATCATTAATTCCTTTAATGGTAGCTAGACAATTAGGGTTGCATAAGCTAAAATGCACTAATATTACTTTGCAGTTAGCAGATCGGTCTATTAGATATCCACTAGGAGTTTTGGAAAATATGCTGattaaagttcaaaaatttatcattcctGTAAATTTTGTGGTATTAGATATGGAAGAAGATATGTCTATGCCAATTATCTTAGGTAAATCATTTTTAACAACTGCGGGTACTATTATTGATATAAAAAATGACAAACTCAAGTTTCAAATAGATGAAGAAGGGGTAGTatttaatttgaatgaaatgaaaaagtATCCTTCTTTTACTGATCATACTTGTTCAATTGACACTATAGAAATACTAACCCAAGAGTTGGATCGAATTAATTTTGATGTCAATCCTCTTGAGCTTTGTTTATCAAGTGCAAGGAAGCCGGGGGAAAATAAGGAAGAAATTAAAGCATTGGCCCAATATTTAAATGCACAACCTCCTTATAGGAAAGGGTATGTGTATGAAAATCTTGAACAAGGAAAGGAACTTCCACCACCTTCGGAGATAGAAGCTCCAAAGTTTGAAATCAAGCCACTTCCTAGCCATTTGAAATACTAg
- the LOC113690168 gene encoding anther-specific protein LAT52-like: MAKAVAVVSALCFLALASLAHAQEAFTVKGQVYCDPCRVEFQTSLSKSIEGAEVELQCRVRENGTVTVSQKATTDAIGNYELSVQGDHEEEICEVVSVSSPSQECNVPFGENKARVLLTQNNGVQGTDRYANALGYKTAEANPDCKAVLQEMGYIPDEDQI, from the exons ATGGCAAAGGCTGTTGCTGTTGTGTCTGCTCTCTGCTTTTTGGCCCTTGCCAGCCTTGCTCATGCTCAAGAAGCATTCACCGTCAAAGGCCAGGTCTACTGCGATCCATGCCGCGTCGAGTTCCAAACAAGCCTCAGCAAAAGCATCGAAG GTGCTGAGGTTGAATTACAGTGCAGGGTACGCGAAAACGGAACAGTGACAGTCTCACAGAAGGCCACAACTGATGCTATTGGAAACTATGAGTTGAGTGTGCAAGGAGATCATGAGGAAGAAATCTGCGAGGTAGTTTCCGTGAGCAGCCCCTCACAGGAATGCAATGTTCCCTTTGGCGAAAACAAGGCAAGGGTACTTTTGACCCAAAACAATGGCGTCCAAGGCACTGATCGCTATGCCAACGCTCTTGGCTACAAGACCGCTGAGGCTAATCCGGATTGCAAGGCAGTCCTTCAAGAAATGGGCTACATCCCAGATGAGGATCAAATatag